The genomic interval TTCAAGCCCGCCAACAACTTGCAGGAATAGCATTCAAGGAAGTTGCGTTACCTTAATCACATAAGAGGTAAATGCTTCCGTTGTCTGAGTTCAAAGCACAAGGTGCAGGATTGCAGAGAGCCTCTCCGTTGCtggttttgttttggttttggcCACCTATCCACAACCTGCAAGTCGAGGCTCTATAAATCCCAGAAACAGCAAGCTGCTGCACCCAACTCGCTTGACTTCCCACCCCCCCAGCCAGCAGAAATAAACCCCCTAAAGCTCCCTTGGTTCCCAACATCTCTACCCCGCCCGACATGGCTGGCGTCCCTAGTGACCTGGTCTCAAGGCCAGAATTGAGCTACTGCATGGTGGCTGGTACTGTCGAAGTCGAGAGGCTCCATGTGCTTTACACGGTGCGCTCGGTGGTGGCCTGGACAGGTGAAGGGCAACGTGTTGATCTCAACACCATTGCAGATGATGTCCACTCGGCTTACCGCATTCATCGCAACGACATCCAAGTCACCAAGTACCATCTGGAAGATTTCTTCCTCAGGTTCACCAACCATGGTGATAGGGAGGCAGTCCTGCAGGAGCCAAGGTTGGTGACCAGAAGTGGACGGGAGTACTTCTTCCGGCCGTGGGATGAGAAGAAGAATGCAGAAGCAGCGGATATCcattttagggtgtgtttatgCATTGAAGGTGTCCCAATGCACGCACGAACAGATGATTCAGTGGCCAAGCTCATTGGTCCTCGGTGCTCGGTGCACTACATTGAAGAAGACACGTGTCGCCGCAACTACAATCGCACCTTTGATGTCTGGGTGTGGACGTCGGACCCAAGCTCCATCCCGAAGGCTTCGCGTCTCACTGTCACTAGACCAGATGAAGAAGGTCACCCGATGAACACTCCTTTTCCTGATCTTGAACCGGAGCAGCCAGCACCAAGGGAGCCGAAGAAGGGTCTTACTTATCCGGTCATCATCCACGTCGACTAGGTCCAAGACCTGGCTGCGCGGCATTACAGGGGCTACCAATGGCGATACGGGGAGGTCGACAATGCAGCAAGGGCACGGATGGTCTCCAGGCCGCTTGAGCCCTGCAGGGCTCTTACAGCGCCTGAGAGACGTtcggatgatgaagatgaccaCGGCGATGGCTGCTCAAGAAGGAGGCATAGAAGCAGATCTCTCTGGGACCAGCTTGGTGGTCGCTCCTCCAGTAGGAGCAGGGAGCCGGAGTGCCAAGGGAGCAGAAGGTACAATGAGGAAAACAGAGGAAGACAGAGGATGCGTGAAGAGGATATCAACATAAGTCACAGCCGGAACCTCTCTCGTTCAGTGGAGCCTGGAGAGACGAGGATTAGAAGACAATCTGCGTGACAGCTGATCAGCGAGGCTCTCCCTCAGCGCCTGCTATTCAAGCTCCAACAAAGGTCACCTCTCCTTGCAAGCCACATAGATGCAATAGAAGCGAGAGTCCTGACGCAGGCTACACGCCTGACCTCTCCGTCACTCCAGTTGTTTCTTCCTCACCTGATTGGGTTCCATTCATGCAGGTCTCGGGTGCTGTTCTCGATCTGCTGGAGAAACACCTGGACCCAATGGTTCATGAAGCTGAGATGGCTCACTCCATGTACTCCCCTGACACTACTATCCCACGCCCTGTTTCCCCTGTCTTTATCCTTTCAGCTGCAGGGCAAGGCTCTCAGGCGACAACTAGAGGAAAAGGGGAGCAGACTGCTGATGCTTTCTTTGCTGAACTCTCGACGCCCGTGCTGCAGCCTCTGTTGCCGGTGCCTGGACACAAACAGCGCCGCCCTTGTCGCAACAAGGTGACAATCTCTGCACATCGTCACAGCGCACGCCTAGCTACCAAAGCTAGATGAAACACAAAACTAGAAACAATTGCACAGGAGATTCTTGCAAATAAGTTTGGTGTTCTTGATGATAACAAACGTCTTGACACCCAAATTAAAAATCTTTACTTGCAGCAGTAGAAGAAGCCTCTTTCTCCTGCAGCTGTGAAGACCATCGCAGCCCTGGTCGAGAAAGGTGGCTGCAAATCAGTCCGCCTGCGTGGAGGAAGGAAGCTGGCGGCTGTCTCGCCGGCGTGAAGAACCTCCCACAGTGAAACAGTTGTGCTTCGCTGACCATGCAGTGGAGAAGATATTCCATCCCAATGGAAGCTCTCAGCACGCTGTCTCTTTGTGTTTCTACCAAATGTTTTGGCTATGTTTCGGAGACAGTCGTCTATGCCTTCCTCCACcaatttttctcctaaaaactGCATGTATCTCCAGTAGATGTGTCTTTTGCTTATGTCTCAACAATCATGTTTCATCCTGTATTGGAACGTAAGAGGGCTCAACAATCCAGCAAAGAAAGACAGTGTTAAGTTGCTAATTGATGATATGAAAGGTTCAATCGTGTGCCTGCAGGAAACAAAACTAGATTCTGTGGTGCTCAGAACTCTAGGTAGTCGTTTTGTCTCTGAGTTTGCTTTCCTCCCAGCAATTGGAACCAGAGGCAGTATGCTGCTGGCCTGTGATGACAATTTTTTTAGCCTCTCAGATGTAGTTCTTTAGCAGTATAGCCTTTCAGCAACAATCACAATGAAAATGGAATCGATATCTTGGTCAATCACAGTGGTATATGGGCCTCAATTAGAAGAGCAAAAAATTGAATTCCTGGAGGAACTTCAAGAACTAGAAGCAAACATGAGACCGGCTTGGTTGTTAATTGGTGATTTCAACCTAATCTACAAAGCTGCTTACAAGAACAATGATCGTTTGGATCGAAGAATGATGCAGCGTTTTAAGGGTGCAATTGACAGATTGTGTATAAAATAACTAAACCGGAAGACGTTTTACTTGGGCAAGGGATGGGACAAACCCTACACAAACTAAAATTGACAGAGCCTTCTGTACACCTGACTGGGATACCCTATTTGGCATGGCCCACATGTCTGGTCTTTCCTCTTCATGCTCAGACCATGCGCCCTTGTTCATCGTGGGCTGTGAACAAAGAGAGATAAACATGAATTTTCGTTTTGAGGCTTTCTGGCTGAAATTGCCTGACTTCATGGAAACTGTGGCTGAATCTTGGAACAGGCCAATCAGATCCATCAATCCTTTTGCAAAACTTCACCTGAAGTTATGTCGGTTGGCAAGGGACCTCAGGAGGTGGAGTAAATCACATATAGGTGACTTGAGACTGAGACTAGCCATTGCAAACGAAGTGATTTTCCAGCTCGATGTCGCCCAGGAGGATAGAACTTTATCTGACGAGGAACAGTGTTTACACAAAGATTTAAAACTGGAAGTTCTTGGTCTGGCTGCCCTACAGAAGATTAGAATTAGGCAGCGCTCGAGATTGACTTGGTTAAAAGCTGGGGATGTTAACTCTAAATATTTCCATCTAAAGGCAAattcaagaaaaagaaagaatttcATTCATTCTCTAGAAACACCAACAGGAACTGCGGTAACAACAGATCACAAGAAGGCATAATTGATTAGATTCTTTAACCTCATATTGGGGATTCCTTCCAATAGAACAAGCCGACTAAACTGGGATAGAATAAATTTGCCTTCGGTTGATCTCTCAGACCTAGAGGCAGATTTTGATGAAGAAGATATCAAAGAAGCCGTCTCTAATCTGGCAGCAGAAAAGGCACCAGGGCCTGATGGATTCATTGGATCCTTTTTTAAGAAAGCTTGGGAGGTAATAAAATCAGATATTATACTTGCAGTCT from Oryza glaberrima chromosome 3, OglaRS2, whole genome shotgun sequence carries:
- the LOC127768750 gene encoding uncharacterized protein LOC127768750, producing MAGVPSDLVSRPELSYCMVAGTVEVERLHVLYTVRSVVAWTGEGQRVDLNTIADDVHSAYRIHRNDIQVTKYHLEDFFLRFTNHGDREAVLQEPRLVTRSGREYFFRPWDEKKNAEAADIHFRVCLCIEGVPMHARTDDSVAKLIGPRCSVHYIEEDTCRRNYNRTFDVWVWTSDPSSIPKASRLTVTRPDEEGHPMNTPFPDLEPEQPAPREPKKGLTYPVIIHVD